From one Sulfurimonas sp. HSL-3221 genomic stretch:
- a CDS encoding ABC transporter substrate-binding protein, giving the protein MKTVSNLAPLRPSGITRVMLLLLAACVTLWGRVVTDDFNRTVEVPETVRSVYATHPPLTMSLLAFDPRLVAALNFPFTDAQKPYAGAAAQRPVVGGFFGQGQTPNMELLLQVRPDVILMWGDMTGADRILAKLEKLGIPVLMVRNSTLGDLIGQFRLFGTLSGDTARAQTLMRYTKESLGLLEQYRTQLAAAKKVRYYFAEGLDGLSTECPGSFHIRPFDFARAQNALVCTMSSNYGMEKVSMESVMRADPDVIVAMEPQFVAHAQKDPLWRSLRAVKTGRLFLVPAHPYNYITRPPSFMRLMGIRWLMQQFYPGLLKEDEQARFEAIFFPHYKETDHAY; this is encoded by the coding sequence ATGAAAACCGTCTCTAACCTCGCGCCCCTTCGGCCCTCCGGCATCACACGGGTGATGCTCCTGCTGCTGGCAGCCTGCGTCACCCTCTGGGGCCGGGTGGTCACGGACGATTTCAACCGTACGGTCGAAGTGCCGGAGACGGTACGTTCCGTCTATGCGACGCACCCGCCCCTCACCATGAGCCTGCTGGCCTTCGATCCCCGGCTCGTCGCCGCTCTCAACTTCCCCTTCACCGACGCGCAGAAGCCCTATGCCGGGGCGGCGGCGCAGCGGCCGGTCGTCGGCGGCTTCTTCGGCCAGGGGCAGACGCCCAACATGGAGCTGCTGCTGCAGGTCAGACCCGACGTCATTCTGATGTGGGGGGATATGACCGGTGCCGACCGCATCCTCGCAAAGCTTGAAAAGCTCGGCATCCCCGTCCTGATGGTCCGCAACAGCACCCTCGGCGACCTCATCGGGCAGTTCCGGCTCTTCGGGACGCTCTCGGGCGACACGGCACGCGCACAGACGCTGATGCGCTACACCAAAGAGAGCCTGGGGCTGCTGGAACAGTACCGCACGCAGCTCGCCGCCGCGAAAAAAGTACGCTACTACTTCGCCGAAGGCCTCGACGGCCTCTCAACGGAGTGCCCGGGATCGTTCCACATACGCCCCTTCGATTTCGCCAGGGCGCAGAACGCCCTCGTTTGCACGATGAGCTCCAACTACGGCATGGAAAAGGTGAGCATGGAGAGTGTCATGCGCGCCGATCCTGACGTCATCGTGGCGATGGAACCCCAGTTCGTTGCCCATGCCCAAAAAGATCCCCTCTGGCGCAGCCTCCGGGCGGTCAAAACGGGGCGGCTGTTCCTGGTGCCGGCGCACCCCTACAACTACATTACCCGTCCCCCTTCCTTCATGCGGCTCATGGGCATCCGCTGGCTGATGCAGCAGTTCTACCCGGGGCTGCTCAAGGAGGATGAACAGGCCCGCTTCGAAGCGATCTTCTTCCCCCACTACAAGGAGACAGACCATGCTTACTGA
- a CDS encoding MotA/TolQ/ExbB proton channel family protein: MLTDKLLGIAVIGIDPVLWVLLAMSSVSLFVIAERLLAFRTLEADASAYPEAQLRLKLEKRLGILATFGNNAPFIGLFGTVLGVINAFHTLGADASFGVNAVMGGISEALVATATGLFVAIPSVMAYNYFVRRIKTVLLKRETGA, from the coding sequence ATGCTTACTGACAAACTGCTCGGCATCGCCGTGATCGGGATCGACCCCGTGCTGTGGGTGCTGCTCGCGATGAGCAGCGTCTCGCTCTTCGTCATCGCCGAGCGGCTCCTCGCCTTCCGCACCCTTGAAGCCGACGCCTCCGCCTACCCCGAGGCGCAGCTGCGCCTCAAACTTGAAAAGCGGCTGGGCATTCTGGCCACCTTCGGCAACAACGCCCCCTTTATCGGCCTTTTCGGCACGGTGCTCGGGGTCATCAACGCCTTTCACACCCTGGGCGCGGACGCCTCCTTCGGGGTCAACGCCGTGATGGGCGGGATCTCCGAGGCGCTTGTCGCGACGGCAACGGGGCTCTTTGTGGCGATTCCCAGCGTCATGGCCTACAACTACTTCGTGCGCCGCATCAAAACGGTCCTGCTCAAACGGGAGACGGGGGCATGA
- a CDS encoding class I SAM-dependent methyltransferase, producing MNATHSKKHKGAGDPSGFDAIVREVFAPIYPVIASQIIQQTQTTRGVCLDAGCGTGALGRAMARLSGCEVTFFDQSEKMLEFARGYADAEAITARSRFLQGDIHDIPLPSESVDLVISRGSSPFWDDQKRAYSEILRVLRRGGRAYVGGGFGSAELREQIVSTMLEREPNWEERFKHRSKAMRDALPQILERLQPASFEIINDESGFWAHICK from the coding sequence ATGAATGCGACCCATTCCAAAAAACACAAAGGCGCCGGCGACCCTTCCGGCTTTGATGCCATCGTCAGGGAGGTCTTCGCCCCCATCTACCCGGTCATCGCGTCGCAGATTATTCAACAGACGCAGACAACCCGGGGCGTCTGTCTCGATGCCGGCTGCGGCACAGGTGCACTGGGACGGGCCATGGCGCGACTGAGCGGATGCGAGGTCACCTTCTTCGACCAGAGCGAAAAGATGCTCGAATTTGCCCGCGGCTACGCCGACGCGGAGGCCATTACGGCGCGCAGCCGTTTCCTCCAGGGCGATATCCACGACATCCCGCTCCCCTCGGAAAGCGTCGATCTCGTCATCAGCCGGGGTTCCTCGCCCTTCTGGGATGACCAGAAACGGGCCTACAGCGAAATTCTCCGCGTGTTGCGCCGCGGCGGCCGTGCCTATGTGGGCGGCGGATTCGGCAGCGCGGAACTGCGCGAGCAGATCGTCAGCACGATGCTCGAGCGCGAACCGAATTGGGAAGAGCGTTTCAAACACCGCTCGAAAGCCATGCGCGATGCGCTGCCGCAGATCCTCGAACGGCTGCAGCCCGCCTCCTTCGAGATCATTAACGACGAGAGCGGCTTTTGGGCCCATATCTGCAAGTAG
- a CDS encoding ExbD/TolR family protein, which produces MSASAMEEDQEISEINMTPFVDIVLVILIIFMATATFVAQGKIPVTLPKSSAQAGQKEPKKPTVITIEENGRYHLNDAEVSETQLRTRLQELNATQRAVGVIVRSDAQTPFAFVVKAIDWCKSAEVSTFAIQTQQEQPR; this is translated from the coding sequence ATGAGCGCGTCGGCGATGGAGGAAGATCAGGAGATCAGCGAGATCAACATGACCCCCTTCGTGGACATTGTGCTCGTCATCCTGATCATCTTCATGGCGACGGCGACCTTCGTCGCCCAGGGGAAGATCCCGGTCACCCTTCCCAAAAGTTCGGCGCAGGCGGGGCAGAAAGAGCCCAAAAAGCCGACGGTGATCACAATCGAAGAGAACGGCCGCTACCACCTCAACGATGCGGAGGTGAGCGAAACGCAGCTGCGCACGCGGCTGCAGGAGCTCAACGCGACCCAGCGTGCCGTGGGGGTCATCGTGCGCAGCGATGCACAGACCCCCTTCGCATTCGTGGTGAAGGCGATCGACTGGTGCAAAAGCGCCGAGGTGAGCACATTCGCCATCCAGACCCAGCAGGAGCAGCCCCGATGA
- a CDS encoding ABC transporter substrate-binding protein: MRFTTPLLLMSLLMGTLLGGREITDMLGRDVVVPADPQKVYAPSPYGSYALYAMDPALLAGWIFTIDARAYPYLDPRMRTLPVLGRVFGPGQSANLEILLAQQPDLLLMWSHRDAFTQKEAERLRLLNTPAVYAKDEALTDYAAIFRFLGSALGLPERGEALARYSENVFAQAEQTLAEIPKAARPSVYYAEGLDGLSTECDDAIHVQLLKLAGDVNVHRCHTSNHKGLEKLSMETLLQYDPDVILVQEQTFFERIGTHPSWQHLHAVQKGQVYLIPRLPFNWFDRPPSFMRLLGLQWVMATLYPGQYGEDIRETTRAFYRLFLNVSLTPEQLTTILNGALHENRL; the protein is encoded by the coding sequence ATGCGCTTTACCACACCCCTACTCCTGATGTCACTGCTGATGGGGACCCTCCTCGGCGGGAGGGAGATCACCGACATGCTCGGGCGCGACGTCGTCGTTCCCGCCGATCCCCAAAAGGTCTATGCCCCCTCGCCGTACGGTTCGTATGCGCTCTACGCCATGGACCCCGCGCTGCTGGCGGGCTGGATCTTCACGATCGACGCGCGCGCCTACCCCTACCTTGACCCGCGGATGCGGACGCTCCCCGTCCTCGGCCGGGTCTTCGGCCCGGGCCAGTCCGCGAACCTGGAGATCCTGCTCGCGCAGCAGCCGGACCTGCTGCTTATGTGGTCGCACCGCGACGCGTTCACGCAGAAAGAGGCCGAGCGCCTGCGTCTGCTCAACACGCCCGCCGTCTATGCCAAAGACGAGGCGCTGACCGATTATGCGGCCATTTTCCGTTTCCTGGGCAGTGCCCTCGGCCTGCCCGAACGGGGCGAAGCCCTGGCGCGCTACAGTGAGAACGTGTTCGCACAGGCCGAGCAGACCCTGGCCGAGATCCCGAAGGCGGCGCGCCCCAGTGTCTACTACGCGGAGGGCCTGGACGGCCTCTCCACCGAATGCGACGATGCCATCCACGTGCAGCTGCTCAAGCTCGCCGGCGACGTCAATGTCCACCGCTGCCACACCTCCAACCACAAGGGGCTGGAGAAACTCTCCATGGAGACCCTGCTGCAGTACGACCCCGACGTCATCCTCGTACAGGAGCAGACCTTCTTCGAGCGCATCGGCACCCATCCGTCGTGGCAGCACCTCCACGCGGTGCAGAAAGGGCAGGTCTACCTTATCCCCCGGCTCCCCTTCAACTGGTTCGACCGTCCCCCCTCTTTCATGCGCCTGCTCGGACTGCAGTGGGTGATGGCGACCCTCTACCCGGGGCAGTACGGCGAGGATATCCGCGAGACGACCCGCGCCTTTTACCGCCTCTTCCTCAACGTCTCCCTGACGCCCGAACAGCTGACGACCATTCTGAACGGAGCCCTCCATGAAAACCGTCTCTAA
- a CDS encoding substrate-binding domain-containing protein yields the protein MRRLFLTVLFSAALLHAEPVPPLRVAVIGGMTMSGMWQQIAAAFEAARGIPVDVVVSGPKSELDAYCREHPVDLVTMHASDTITDLAADGLFEQLTPWTRNAQMLLGHRSDPAGLTGAGNLQEALAKLAASEAPFLVHASGGTFEVFNALRTKQGWRMPPEQLRFTPAKRGFLKETAALKGYTLYGVIPFLMHKQHHPQILGFYFDDPALRRPYLAAIGSQGRLSAARHARAEALLAFLTSPQAQGILKDFRIDGHPGYPVFYPLTPNQGDNDVSRTH from the coding sequence ATGCGCCGCCTTTTCCTGACCGTGCTATTTTCGGCGGCACTGCTTCACGCGGAACCGGTGCCGCCGCTGCGCGTCGCCGTCATTGGCGGGATGACCATGAGCGGCATGTGGCAACAGATCGCCGCCGCCTTTGAGGCCGCCCGCGGCATCCCTGTCGACGTCGTCGTCAGCGGCCCCAAATCGGAGCTCGACGCCTACTGCAGAGAGCACCCCGTCGACCTGGTGACGATGCATGCCAGCGACACCATCACCGACCTGGCCGCCGACGGCCTCTTCGAGCAGCTCACCCCCTGGACGCGCAACGCACAGATGCTCCTGGGCCACCGCAGCGATCCCGCCGGGCTGACCGGGGCCGGGAACCTGCAGGAGGCGCTGGCGAAGCTCGCTGCCTCGGAGGCCCCCTTCCTCGTCCATGCGAGCGGCGGCACCTTCGAAGTGTTCAACGCGCTGCGCACGAAACAGGGGTGGCGCATGCCGCCGGAGCAGCTCCGTTTCACCCCCGCCAAACGCGGTTTCCTCAAGGAAACGGCGGCGTTGAAGGGGTATACGCTTTACGGCGTCATCCCCTTTTTGATGCACAAACAGCACCATCCCCAGATCCTGGGCTTCTATTTCGACGATCCCGCCCTGCGGCGCCCCTACCTGGCGGCCATCGGCAGCCAAGGGCGGCTCAGCGCCGCCCGTCACGCCCGTGCCGAGGCACTGCTGGCCTTTCTGACGTCGCCGCAGGCACAGGGCATACTGAAGGATTTCCGCATCGACGGCCACCCGGGCTACCCGGTCTTTTACCCCCTCACCCCCAACCAAGGAGATAATGATGTTTCTCGAACCCATTGA
- a CDS encoding LLM class flavin-dependent oxidoreductase, whose translation MHIGLFCLAEDYSGDTAQSLHEQLRLVEAAERLGFDEAWFGEHHFNNFSVIPDPALMLAYAAARTQHIRLGTAGFLAPFYHPVRLAESIAVLDNLSGGRINAGFAKGGFAPDTRHFLQQKEELRSIMFETVEAVELLLQRRGVDFEGDFLQIRNSTVTPRPLQKQLPFYVATFASEATIHFAATHGYGLMMSQGATLRDCVEAQNFYRMVAGHDPEMIVMRVFAVADSDAEAQRAALPAIDHFVKCMRAAQREQPQPGFDAENYEALLRERSAFFDGQAFFENAILGNPDTCIARIDALTRALPNLHLSLKPAGRDADTDIAMLERFNAEIRPHFNPGVSL comes from the coding sequence ATGCACATCGGTTTATTTTGCCTCGCCGAAGACTACAGCGGCGACACGGCGCAGAGCCTGCATGAACAGCTTCGTCTCGTCGAGGCGGCGGAGCGGCTCGGGTTTGACGAGGCGTGGTTCGGCGAACACCATTTCAACAACTTCAGCGTCATTCCCGACCCGGCACTGATGCTCGCCTACGCCGCGGCGCGTACGCAGCACATCCGGCTCGGCACCGCGGGCTTCCTGGCCCCCTTCTACCATCCCGTCCGACTGGCCGAAAGCATCGCCGTCCTCGACAACCTGAGCGGCGGCCGCATCAACGCCGGCTTTGCCAAGGGAGGGTTCGCCCCGGACACCCGCCACTTCCTGCAGCAAAAAGAGGAGCTGCGCAGCATTATGTTCGAGACCGTTGAAGCCGTCGAACTTCTCCTGCAGCGCAGGGGCGTTGATTTCGAAGGCGACTTCCTCCAGATTCGCAACAGCACGGTGACGCCGAGACCCCTCCAGAAGCAGCTCCCTTTTTACGTGGCGACCTTCGCGTCCGAGGCGACGATCCACTTTGCCGCGACGCACGGCTACGGCCTGATGATGTCGCAGGGGGCGACGCTGCGCGACTGCGTCGAGGCGCAGAACTTCTACCGCATGGTCGCCGGGCACGACCCGGAGATGATCGTCATGCGCGTCTTTGCCGTCGCGGACAGCGACGCCGAGGCGCAGCGCGCCGCCCTGCCGGCCATCGACCACTTCGTCAAATGCATGCGTGCCGCCCAGCGGGAGCAGCCTCAGCCCGGTTTCGACGCCGAAAACTATGAAGCGCTGCTGCGGGAGCGGAGCGCCTTTTTCGACGGGCAGGCCTTCTTTGAGAATGCCATTCTCGGCAACCCCGACACCTGCATCGCCCGGATCGATGCCCTGACCCGCGCACTGCCCAACCTCCATCTCTCCCTCAAACCCGCGGGCCGGGATGCCGACACCGATATCGCCATGCTCGAACGCTTCAATGCCGAGATCAGACCCCATTTCAATCCAGGAGTATCTTTATGA
- a CDS encoding TonB-dependent receptor plug domain-containing protein, whose amino-acid sequence MKKNLAITGLLLLQHAATADDTYLAPVTATDSAYSQFAERDDTQIDSPTNPYRVAKSAAFGTEVMDEKEIKAYKAKNVLELLNMATGLDLTYQGRRHPFFVNMRGGGSITYIVDGAILPSSSDRMLQQLPVNAIESIEIVRSSTALSLAPSIGIGASNSGSGLNIGFIVIRTKRPKTTEGLLHAYYEQAISQPAANGQDIYVGTRLDEGAPYNSYVGMMASRYDRPSKDSWFDGSRAVSGMVNGGLTLGKLSLNMMGYIDSGRFEMQRGVAVDGTTDSAKWYYDPVQTRIFSLDGNVLWNENQITLFSAATIAYDQEEHNEYFNSAVASQRHYEEKTQTLSLRHNARFGDTTVHLGGQSTQSKGFGPNLSKAYNSYNTTVNGYSVAAEHSLFDGMLCLDAGYRYDVKHINHATAAKSEALATPDANSNTDLPAANVYTAGVLYNIAKGYRLSARYFYGNEGTSGDFDLMTEDNATLHGERQQRWEIGFEAGIARAFVPALTYFDVAIDNEKTATGSTYTDSDGNEYYYYTEQDSHRKGVEFLLKGRIGNTTSYRFAWTHIIENSTTSGGVTTESLGATMPRNTFSALLSHAYEAYRFNVSAKRVDGYSSSRSPKGTMTGLDLGDYTRVDANIARDFVFGGATATAKLYGRNLTDDHYATRYVTGYYYDRGRTLGAEIAFAF is encoded by the coding sequence ATGAAAAAAAACCTTGCCATCACAGGCTTACTCCTCCTGCAGCACGCCGCCACGGCCGACGATACCTATCTGGCCCCCGTCACCGCGACCGATTCGGCCTATTCCCAATTCGCCGAACGCGACGATACGCAGATCGACAGTCCGACCAACCCCTACCGCGTCGCCAAATCCGCCGCCTTCGGCACGGAGGTGATGGATGAGAAGGAGATCAAAGCCTACAAGGCCAAGAACGTCCTCGAACTCCTGAACATGGCGACGGGCCTGGACCTCACCTACCAGGGACGCCGCCACCCCTTCTTTGTCAACATGCGCGGCGGCGGCAGTATCACCTACATCGTCGACGGGGCCATTCTCCCCTCCAGCAGCGACCGGATGCTGCAGCAGCTCCCCGTCAACGCGATCGAATCGATCGAGATCGTCCGCTCGTCGACGGCCCTCTCCCTGGCCCCGTCCATCGGCATCGGCGCCTCGAACAGCGGCTCGGGCCTCAACATCGGTTTCATCGTCATCCGCACCAAACGGCCGAAAACCACCGAAGGGCTTCTCCACGCCTATTACGAACAGGCGATTTCGCAGCCCGCGGCGAACGGGCAGGATATCTACGTCGGGACCCGGCTGGACGAGGGCGCTCCCTACAACAGCTATGTCGGGATGATGGCCTCACGCTACGACCGCCCGAGCAAAGATTCGTGGTTCGACGGCAGCCGGGCCGTGTCGGGGATGGTCAACGGCGGCCTCACCCTCGGGAAACTCTCGCTGAACATGATGGGCTACATCGACAGCGGCCGCTTCGAAATGCAGCGCGGCGTCGCCGTCGACGGCACAACCGACAGCGCGAAATGGTACTACGATCCTGTCCAGACCCGCATCTTCTCCCTGGACGGCAATGTCCTCTGGAACGAGAACCAGATCACGCTCTTCTCCGCGGCGACGATCGCGTACGACCAGGAGGAGCACAACGAATATTTCAACAGCGCCGTGGCGTCGCAGCGTCACTACGAGGAGAAGACCCAGACCCTGAGCCTCCGGCACAACGCCCGCTTCGGCGACACCACCGTGCATCTCGGCGGACAGTCGACCCAGAGCAAAGGGTTCGGTCCCAACCTCTCCAAGGCCTACAACAGCTACAACACGACGGTGAACGGCTACTCCGTCGCCGCCGAACACTCCCTGTTCGACGGGATGCTCTGCCTCGACGCCGGCTACCGCTACGACGTCAAGCACATCAACCACGCCACGGCGGCCAAAAGCGAAGCACTGGCGACGCCGGATGCCAACAGCAATACGGACCTTCCCGCCGCCAACGTCTATACGGCGGGTGTGCTCTATAACATCGCAAAAGGGTACCGCCTGAGCGCGCGCTACTTCTACGGCAATGAAGGGACCTCCGGGGATTTCGACCTGATGACCGAAGACAACGCGACGCTCCACGGCGAACGGCAGCAGCGCTGGGAGATCGGTTTCGAGGCGGGCATCGCCCGCGCCTTCGTCCCGGCGCTCACCTATTTCGATGTCGCCATCGACAATGAAAAAACCGCGACGGGCAGCACCTACACCGACAGCGACGGCAACGAGTACTACTACTACACCGAGCAGGATTCCCACCGCAAGGGGGTCGAATTTCTCCTCAAAGGGCGTATCGGCAACACGACGAGCTACCGCTTCGCATGGACCCACATCATCGAGAATTCGACGACGTCCGGGGGCGTGACCACGGAGAGCCTCGGCGCCACGATGCCGCGCAACACCTTCAGCGCCCTGCTGAGCCACGCCTACGAGGCCTACCGTTTCAACGTCTCGGCCAAACGCGTCGACGGCTACTCCAGCTCACGCAGCCCGAAAGGGACCATGACAGGCCTGGACCTGGGGGACTATACCCGTGTTGACGCCAACATCGCCCGCGACTTCGTTTTCGGCGGCGCAACCGCCACCGCCAAGCTCTACGGGCGCAACCTGACCGACGACCACTACGCGACCCGCTACGTCACCGGCTACTACTACGACCGCGGACGGACCCTCGGGGCCGAAATCGCCTTCGCTTTTTAG
- a CDS encoding energy transducer TonB yields MRAQYRFVTALTVTTTIHAAIAGALIQTELPEPAGREAVKIAVVDISTPEPEAPKPVAPTPKPPAPPIKKPLPPKVVPKPKPVAKPVVKPLPKPKPTPAPVTPSKSALTAVPLPKPPETPQAAPAETSEAPVSEPAPPSASAQRRQAAESYLGRVRQKVQACLCYPMTARRLRLEGESRLRFIILSDGSINALALQRSSGHRTLDEQALATIRNAAPFEAPPEGKALSIVLPVTFNLRHGG; encoded by the coding sequence ATGAGAGCGCAGTACCGTTTCGTCACGGCATTGACCGTGACCACCACGATTCACGCGGCGATCGCGGGGGCGCTGATACAGACCGAACTCCCCGAACCCGCCGGCCGCGAGGCCGTGAAGATCGCCGTGGTCGATATCAGCACCCCCGAGCCGGAGGCCCCCAAACCCGTTGCACCGACGCCGAAGCCCCCGGCCCCGCCAATAAAAAAGCCGCTGCCGCCGAAAGTAGTGCCCAAACCGAAACCGGTGGCTAAACCGGTAGTGAAACCGTTGCCAAAACCGAAGCCTACACCGGCACCGGTAACGCCGTCCAAATCCGCATTAACCGCGGTGCCGCTGCCCAAACCGCCCGAAACACCGCAGGCTGCCCCGGCGGAAACGTCCGAAGCACCGGTCAGCGAGCCCGCGCCCCCTTCGGCATCCGCACAGCGCCGGCAGGCGGCCGAGAGCTATCTGGGAAGGGTACGCCAGAAGGTGCAGGCCTGCCTGTGCTACCCGATGACGGCCAGGCGGCTGCGGCTCGAAGGCGAATCGCGGCTGCGGTTCATTATCCTCAGCGACGGCAGCATCAACGCCCTGGCCCTGCAACGTTCCAGCGGCCACCGCACCCTGGACGAACAGGCACTGGCGACGATCCGCAACGCCGCACCCTTCGAGGCACCGCCGGAAGGGAAGGCGCTGAGCATCGTCCTTCCGGTCACCTTCAACCTCCGGCACGGCGGCTGA
- a CDS encoding TonB-dependent receptor plug domain-containing protein, with the protein MKQNPRLSTLLAALLAPALLCAESFELGQVSVTADPLLSEIFNDRVDAEQIDIYGDTTVSEALTRMTGVAFYSRGGRAETDISIRGFDSRRIGVFYDGVPIYVPYDGNMDYTRYLTTNIADIDVYKGFSSTAFGANTMGGVVNIVSKKPSRPFEGTVFAQGSIDSSGDQTGTMVGGNIGIREPHYYLQLSATGKHRDHSRLPESYDATPVQPEGDRLNSASDDRQVSAKYGYLLDGGEVALGYMYQHATKQQPTVTDPVYGREKYWDWPKWDMQSLYAVGKHTLFGGLFKATAYYTEYESKLYSYDDINLTTMNKKFAWKSNYKESTYGLRAEFTVDAAGNRLTLSSNYKHDHHKGYDIDKVTNASTLGEEFEDTTLSFGVEDSYRFAERFTLVAGIGYDVKSSDYISDPTIDDKKDESAWNPEAAFIAELAPKQTLRLSVAQKTYFPSMKERYSYKLGYGVPNGDLKPEMTTHSELAYKGVFNDAWIAEAAGFYLVTEDYIQAVYYDTLDGVNRTQNQNIGTFYRSGAELALSYIADVYEAGANATFLKIGSASSDKPIGVPTREYNLFTRVFFAPNLSGLVTLHGQSGAYGQLADSSYEKLGDVQTIDAKVTYLPITSVAVEVGVKNMADKLNYYDDGYPEPGREFYGRLTYSF; encoded by the coding sequence ATGAAACAAAACCCGCGTCTTTCCACCTTGCTTGCGGCGCTGCTTGCGCCTGCCCTTCTCTGTGCGGAGAGCTTCGAGCTCGGCCAGGTCTCCGTCACCGCCGACCCGCTGCTCTCGGAGATCTTTAACGACCGGGTGGACGCCGAACAGATCGACATCTACGGCGACACCACGGTTTCCGAAGCCCTTACCCGTATGACGGGGGTGGCATTCTACTCCCGGGGCGGCCGGGCCGAGACGGATATCAGTATCCGCGGTTTCGATTCGCGCCGCATCGGCGTCTTTTACGACGGCGTGCCCATCTACGTCCCCTATGACGGCAATATGGACTACACCCGCTACCTGACAACCAACATCGCTGACATTGACGTCTATAAAGGCTTCTCCTCGACGGCCTTCGGCGCCAATACGATGGGTGGGGTCGTCAATATCGTCTCCAAAAAGCCAAGCCGCCCCTTCGAAGGCACCGTCTTCGCTCAGGGGTCGATCGACAGCAGCGGCGACCAGACGGGTACCATGGTCGGCGGGAACATCGGCATCCGCGAACCGCACTACTACCTGCAGCTCTCCGCGACGGGCAAGCACCGTGATCACTCCCGTCTGCCCGAAAGCTACGACGCGACCCCGGTCCAGCCCGAGGGCGACCGGCTCAATTCCGCCTCCGACGACCGCCAGGTCAGCGCCAAATACGGCTACCTGCTTGACGGCGGCGAAGTCGCCCTTGGCTATATGTACCAGCACGCGACCAAGCAGCAGCCTACTGTCACCGACCCCGTCTACGGCCGTGAAAAGTACTGGGACTGGCCGAAATGGGATATGCAGAGCCTCTACGCCGTCGGGAAGCACACCCTCTTCGGCGGGCTCTTCAAAGCGACGGCCTACTACACGGAGTACGAAAGCAAGCTCTACTCCTACGACGACATCAACCTGACGACGATGAACAAAAAGTTCGCCTGGAAATCCAACTACAAGGAGTCGACCTACGGCCTCCGGGCGGAGTTCACCGTCGACGCGGCGGGCAACCGGCTCACCCTCTCATCAAACTACAAACATGACCACCATAAAGGGTACGACATCGACAAGGTGACCAACGCCAGTACCCTGGGGGAGGAGTTCGAGGATACGACCCTCTCCTTCGGCGTGGAGGACAGCTACCGCTTCGCGGAGCGCTTCACCCTTGTCGCGGGCATCGGCTATGACGTCAAATCCTCCGACTACATCAGCGACCCGACGATCGACGACAAGAAAGACGAATCGGCCTGGAACCCGGAGGCGGCCTTCATCGCGGAGCTTGCCCCCAAACAGACCCTCCGCCTCAGCGTGGCCCAAAAGACCTATTTCCCCTCGATGAAAGAGCGCTACTCCTACAAGCTCGGCTACGGGGTACCCAACGGCGACCTGAAACCGGAGATGACGACCCACAGCGAACTCGCCTACAAGGGCGTCTTCAACGATGCGTGGATCGCGGAGGCGGCCGGCTTCTACCTGGTGACGGAGGATTACATCCAGGCCGTCTACTATGACACCTTGGACGGTGTCAACCGCACGCAGAACCAAAACATCGGCACCTTCTACCGTTCGGGGGCGGAGCTCGCCCTCTCCTACATTGCCGACGTTTACGAAGCGGGGGCGAATGCCACTTTCCTGAAAATCGGCAGCGCCTCTTCCGACAAGCCCATCGGCGTACCGACGCGCGAATACAACCTCTTCACCCGCGTCTTTTTCGCCCCGAATCTGAGCGGCCTCGTCACCCTCCACGGCCAGAGCGGTGCCTACGGGCAGCTGGCCGACAGCAGCTACGAGAAACTGGGCGACGTGCAGACGATCGACGCGAAGGTGACCTACCTGCCGATCACCTCCGTCGCGGTCGAAGTCGGCGTCAAAAACATGGCGGACAAACTGAACTATTACGACGACGGCTATCCGGAACCGGGGCGGGAGTTCTACGGCAGACTCACGTACAGCTTCTGA